The Haloarcula pelagica genome includes a region encoding these proteins:
- a CDS encoding IS4 family transposase: MHTKASSSRIMRRLTTLFPSEFLEEHAEELGVVERNRKAQMPALVWSFVFGFAAGESRTLAGFRRSYNATADETLSPGGFHQRLTPAFAEYLRDLVEHGIDEVAVPDAVDIDIDRFKDVMIADGTVLRLHRLLSDEFEPRRGEQGGARLHLLHNVTDQTINRFSVTDEKTHDSTEFSTGSWLEDRLVLFDQAYFKYRRFALIDENDGYFVSRLKPNANPEITAELREWRGDAIPLEGEDPECRRRSLPRVH; encoded by the coding sequence GTGCACACCAAAGCCTCCTCATCGAGAATCATGCGTCGGCTCACTACACTGTTTCCCTCCGAGTTCCTCGAAGAGCACGCCGAGGAACTCGGCGTAGTCGAACGAAACAGAAAGGCGCAGATGCCCGCCCTCGTGTGGTCATTCGTGTTCGGCTTCGCCGCAGGCGAGAGCCGAACACTTGCTGGCTTCCGGCGTAGCTACAACGCCACTGCCGATGAGACGCTCTCTCCCGGCGGATTCCATCAGCGGTTGACGCCAGCTTTTGCGGAGTACCTCCGCGACCTCGTCGAGCACGGCATCGACGAGGTCGCTGTTCCTGACGCTGTTGACATCGATATCGACCGATTCAAAGACGTGATGATCGCCGATGGAACCGTGCTGCGGTTGCATCGGCTTCTCTCAGATGAGTTCGAACCACGGCGAGGGGAGCAGGGTGGAGCGCGGCTCCACCTGCTCCACAACGTCACCGACCAGACAATTAATCGGTTCAGCGTCACTGACGAGAAAACACACGACAGCACCGAGTTTTCCACAGGATCGTGGCTGGAAGACCGGTTGGTGCTGTTCGATCAGGCATACTTCAAGTACCGCCGCTTTGCGCTGATTGACGAGAACGACGGCTACTTCGTGAGTCGGCTGAAACCGAACGCAAACCCGGAGATAACGGCGGAATTGCGGGAATGGCGTGGCGACGCCATTCCCTTGGAAGGAGAAGATCCAGAATGTCGTAGACGATCTCTACCGCGAGTACATTGA
- a CDS encoding tyrosine-type recombinase/integrase, with protein sequence MSADAPGNSRRLSDALDEFVDGKSPNYAANLQRVVGKWIDWCADRDVHTLDDVEVQTMARYADHLTRRVRAGQADADDGIAASSAWTYYSQISAFLSWATKWEYIPENPANKGRAKDQLPPKPSGNDHERQFWQPEQRQALMKYLDERARKAIHTDDVDAFEPVRDRALGAVLAYTGVRGAEILADRHDPRRTGITWADVDLGGGTITVLGKNQQVEPTPLPAQAVEPLSRLQTLLSSPDGDCPSSPRDTRRRSMRTSRRRATTGRTATRGSSLSTRVSCRRRSQRPGFGPY encoded by the coding sequence ATGTCTGCTGACGCCCCTGGAAATTCACGTCGCCTTTCGGACGCACTCGACGAGTTTGTCGACGGAAAGAGCCCGAACTACGCTGCAAACCTCCAACGAGTCGTCGGGAAATGGATCGATTGGTGTGCCGATCGCGACGTCCACACGCTCGATGATGTGGAGGTCCAAACGATGGCCCGCTACGCCGACCACCTCACTCGTCGCGTCCGTGCTGGGCAGGCCGATGCCGACGACGGGATCGCAGCCTCTTCAGCCTGGACGTACTACAGCCAGATCTCCGCCTTCCTCTCGTGGGCGACGAAATGGGAATACATTCCCGAGAATCCCGCGAACAAGGGCCGGGCGAAAGACCAGTTGCCACCGAAGCCCTCGGGGAACGATCACGAGCGACAGTTCTGGCAACCAGAACAACGGCAGGCACTCATGAAGTACCTCGACGAGAGAGCCCGCAAAGCCATCCACACCGACGACGTCGACGCCTTCGAGCCAGTCCGTGATCGAGCGCTGGGGGCTGTCCTCGCGTACACTGGAGTTCGCGGCGCCGAAATCCTCGCCGACCGGCACGACCCTCGTCGGACGGGCATCACCTGGGCCGACGTCGATCTCGGCGGCGGGACGATCACCGTCCTCGGAAAGAACCAGCAGGTCGAACCGACACCACTTCCCGCCCAGGCAGTGGAACCGCTGAGCCGTCTCCAGACGCTATTGTCGTCGCCGGATGGGGACTGCCCGTCTTCCCCTCGCGACACGCGCCGACGCTCTATGAGAACATCGAGACGGCGGGCTACGACCGGCCGGACGGCGACCCGTGGAAGTTCGTTGTCGACGAGGGTATCATGCCGCCGTCGCTCACAACGTCCGGGGTTCGGTCCCTACTGA
- a CDS encoding nucleotidyltransferase domain-containing protein, which translates to MSHETANTDNSGTSISLSIPPSDPGLFKHKATSDILLFLTNHRLSDFSLRELAAQVGHSPQSVRRAVDVLSANDLVVESPESNQRLVQINRQRLSIPDDPILRIPQVEYHQPVKAAVTKLRENISDVVGIILYGSVARGEADRRSDIDLWVLTRSGRAESQREANAVARDLEETEFDGDRYAYDIDIEAIQAIPAYTEDIREIIVSGIPVYKTNDFQTVENLLLEEGGDDE; encoded by the coding sequence ATGAGCCACGAGACGGCAAACACAGATAATTCCGGGACATCTATTTCGCTTTCAATACCCCCTTCAGATCCGGGTTTATTCAAGCACAAAGCGACAAGCGATATTCTCCTATTTTTAACCAATCACAGACTTAGTGACTTCTCGCTCCGAGAACTTGCAGCGCAGGTTGGCCATTCTCCCCAGTCGGTCCGGCGGGCAGTGGACGTTCTCAGTGCGAATGATCTGGTCGTCGAATCTCCCGAAAGCAACCAGCGACTCGTCCAGATTAACAGACAACGCCTATCTATCCCAGACGATCCGATCCTTCGGATTCCGCAAGTCGAGTATCACCAACCGGTCAAAGCCGCGGTCACGAAGCTTCGTGAGAATATTAGCGATGTCGTCGGTATCATTCTGTATGGGAGCGTTGCCAGGGGAGAGGCTGATAGGCGGAGCGATATCGATCTCTGGGTGCTCACACGCTCCGGACGGGCTGAAAGCCAACGGGAAGCGAATGCCGTTGCCCGTGATCTCGAAGAGACAGAATTCGATGGAGACCGATACGCCTACGACATCGATATTGAGGCTATCCAGGCGATTCCAGCCTATACAGAGGACATCCGGGAAATCATCGTCTCTGGAATTCCGGTCTACAAGACCAACGACTTCCAAACGGTCGAAAATCTCCTCTTAGAGGAAGGTGGCGACGATGAGTAG
- a CDS encoding DNA-binding protein, giving the protein MSSGSDPAAVLEALERAQDAFEMVGRGRTEFEEGISADADWETQLTKACRLLEVVDTLQAQDGYYTAVIEVCFGAIERSIEAYALSMTNDTLQDFQDHQFSYQRAHQIGLFEKQTAEEMKDLYSENRTESYYGGGRPTEEQAEAMTELATAVHQFVVDQIREGGVCLCD; this is encoded by the coding sequence ATGAGTAGTGGTTCGGACCCCGCAGCTGTCCTCGAAGCACTCGAGCGTGCGCAGGACGCCTTCGAAATGGTTGGACGCGGCCGAACGGAGTTTGAAGAAGGGATCAGCGCTGATGCAGACTGGGAGACACAGCTGACGAAAGCGTGTCGCCTTCTCGAAGTTGTCGACACACTCCAAGCACAGGACGGGTACTACACCGCTGTTATCGAGGTCTGTTTCGGAGCTATTGAACGCTCTATCGAGGCCTATGCTCTCTCGATGACGAACGATACGCTCCAAGATTTTCAGGATCACCAGTTCAGTTACCAGCGCGCCCATCAAATCGGACTCTTCGAGAAACAGACCGCAGAGGAAATGAAAGACCTCTACAGCGAAAACCGGACAGAGAGTTACTACGGCGGTGGTCGGCCAACCGAAGAACAAGCAGAAGCAATGACCGAACTCGCCACTGCTGTCCATCAATTCGTGGTAGACCAGATTCGCGAGGGTGGAGTCTGTTTGTGTGACTGA
- a CDS encoding tyrosine-type recombinase/integrase, giving the protein MPPSLTTSGVRSLLKRWTEEADIPDLDIDAGEYLTLHGARRGVGEKLYRERGAAAAQRTLRHADPSTTSQMYSHIEASELAEDNTDVFDDE; this is encoded by the coding sequence ATGCCGCCGTCGCTCACAACGTCCGGGGTTCGGTCCCTACTGAAGCGCTGGACCGAGGAAGCGGATATCCCGGATCTCGACATCGACGCCGGCGAGTACCTCACCTTGCACGGCGCTCGCCGTGGTGTCGGCGAGAAACTCTATCGCGAACGCGGGGCCGCAGCTGCACAGCGGACCCTTCGCCACGCTGATCCCTCGACCACCAGCCAAATGTACTCCCATATCGAAGCGAGCGAACTCGCTGAAGACAACACTGACGTCTTCGACGACGAGTAA
- a CDS encoding FAD-dependent oxidoreductase, whose product MDSRATRRAALAGGAAALTGLAGCSGARSALRDLRDATGNVLVVGGGIAGLAAAHRLADAGRSVTVFEARDRLGGRIQTSRSWDLPVDLGASWLHGVAGNPLVPLLETAGLARQPTDYYDSVFYGVDGAPLSDRTLDRTYDYFRAVRTATHRARDRGADHSLWSGIAREVDVTRLSAVERRHLAFVLTIELEHEFGADVTALSARYWDEGASLRGGDELVVDGYDGLVGSLATDLDVRLGHEVSRIERGPGVTVVTDRGSFDGDRAIVTLPLGVLQAGTVTFAPRLPRRKRLAIDRLGMGLLNKCVLRFPRQFWPDRTIIDRVPLRRGHWAEFLNLANALGKPVLVGFNAGSAARSLEALDDDATAAAMVRALRRVFDDVPKPTDALVTRWAADPHARGAYSFLPPGSAPRDRDRLAAPVGDRLFFAGEATSRAYPATVQGAYRSGRRAAEEIL is encoded by the coding sequence ATGGACTCGCGTGCGACTCGGCGGGCTGCCCTGGCTGGTGGCGCGGCGGCCCTGACGGGGCTGGCTGGCTGCAGCGGCGCCAGGTCGGCGCTCCGGGATCTGCGTGACGCCACCGGGAACGTGCTCGTCGTGGGCGGCGGCATCGCCGGCCTGGCGGCGGCGCACCGCCTGGCCGACGCCGGGCGCTCGGTCACCGTCTTCGAGGCCCGCGACCGCCTTGGCGGGCGGATCCAGACGAGCCGCTCCTGGGATTTGCCGGTCGACCTGGGGGCCTCCTGGCTCCACGGTGTCGCGGGCAATCCGCTCGTCCCGCTGCTTGAGACAGCGGGCCTGGCCCGCCAGCCGACCGACTACTATGACAGCGTCTTCTACGGGGTCGACGGGGCCCCGCTCTCTGACCGCACGCTTGACCGGACCTACGACTACTTCCGGGCGGTCCGGACGGCGACCCATCGTGCTCGGGACAGGGGGGCGGACCACTCGCTCTGGTCTGGTATCGCCCGCGAGGTGGACGTGACCCGCCTCTCTGCCGTCGAGCGTCGGCACCTGGCGTTCGTCCTCACCATCGAACTGGAGCACGAGTTCGGCGCGGACGTGACGGCGCTGTCGGCCCGCTACTGGGACGAGGGGGCTTCGCTCCGGGGCGGCGACGAACTGGTGGTGGACGGCTACGACGGGCTGGTCGGGTCGCTGGCCACCGACCTCGACGTGCGGCTGGGCCACGAGGTGTCCCGCATCGAACGCGGCCCTGGCGTGACGGTAGTGACTGACCGGGGGTCGTTCGATGGGGACCGCGCGATTGTCACGCTCCCGCTGGGCGTGTTGCAGGCCGGCACCGTGACGTTCGCGCCGCGGCTCCCCCGTCGCAAGCGCCTAGCCATTGACCGCCTCGGGATGGGCCTGCTGAACAAGTGCGTGCTCCGGTTCCCACGCCAGTTCTGGCCCGACCGGACCATCATCGACCGCGTCCCGCTCCGGCGGGGCCACTGGGCCGAGTTCCTCAACCTCGCGAACGCACTCGGTAAACCCGTGCTCGTGGGGTTCAACGCCGGTAGCGCCGCCCGGTCGCTTGAGGCGCTGGACGACGACGCGACGGCGGCAGCGATGGTCCGGGCACTCCGGCGTGTCTTCGACGACGTGCCAAAACCCACGGACGCGCTGGTCACCCGCTGGGCAGCGGACCCGCACGCCAGGGGGGCCTACTCCTTCCTTCCGCCCGGCTCGGCGCCGCGGGACCGCGACAGACTGGCCGCCCCCGTGGGCGACCGCCTCTTTTTCGCCGGCGAGGCTACTTCCCGGGCGTATCCGGCCACCGTCCAGGGGGCCTACCGCTCCGGCCGTCGCGCCGCCGAGGAGATACTCTGA
- a CDS encoding VirB4 family type IV secretion system protein, translating into MSNTNREYSTNIIHESLDGKTKFWGQYTLGELFLFLAPVFAWLVVMGLPFVPAGAFLPATGALIASEVLLYALFQIRPRYYRLTEWLMVRLRFATRKEEYTVDEGNQDTRHVTRLKRIMPHGIERVDGAHVGAVEVRPANMALEDGQQWAKAVSSLTDLVNSLEGTTEIFVTTRDVSNQSHIQAHIDRLDDPDVQDLPILRGVLSEWVNRYTDGDSDIEDSTEMQREYYIIVTVTDSDIDDLERESTSLLGYFEDLPGIGRVVSKVAPETFTDAEREHYKAKKLNDRLGNVSRAVDNLYRCRGSAVSPFELAQLTKDFWACESRPHSDWQSTASISPISYSKGQDNGGTEVDEALSAQDLADDADADADPSADSESEPWETDDKEDADSDSDSDSDDFDDMEELAHDDIEDEEIEYISPDVNQPGRKHKSIVSPTAIDWKTDYTVIENETYARTFWIETFPEHPTNGLFERLLLDTDLRADVNIHIDPYESQEAIQVMSEWITSLRMVQEDQGELEAEDISDDINRAKHLRQLVRRNRASLYQAGVFVRVTADSKEELRTQTNQLETILRDAPANCSVKRTTRRQEQGMVTVSPLGGNELGRGRLSAMTGEALGSMFPFSSNYLRMEDGIEYGTHGHNGSSLLIDPWELETGHSELVTGMPGGGKSHGTQARSIRMMKKRSDVKQVFIDPVAGMRGSAKMLDAKTITVSGETPLNPCEMHPTPKHILRKSPDMQPVASKKDEVYGVIENFLKSRDIDLEMHSGLITFLIDAIFEQSDIDPDDPSTHTPENSPSMADFLDLIDKIQEDPSLFPGATTESSQKKIREYANELSVALHPFRQGSTYGNLSEESNLKLIDDNSKAVYLDLQQIEGSGSGLGKQSFIMQLLLSNLYQQAKNMDQKVEIIIDEAHYLFNDAANLAFLNQIARHQRHAGLRLVMLSQTLQEFYDEGVAEEIAGMCPIMVHHREPDLGEKTANRAGLTNEQQHYINTAEAGKESIGQGQGYSQALVRVDEYGDYPLTIRTSWEEKRVIDLDDHGRDALAALVDKQPEQIKEFEQFVYAHGLRHELTERFGLEPQQAEKVLSGLSQEELMDSVRVALERNGAAAAVADGGSENGDSTTTGGNAE; encoded by the coding sequence ATGAGTAACACAAACCGCGAATATAGCACGAACATCATCCACGAATCGCTTGACGGAAAAACAAAGTTCTGGGGACAGTACACGCTCGGTGAACTGTTCCTGTTCCTCGCCCCAGTCTTCGCCTGGCTGGTCGTCATGGGCCTCCCGTTCGTCCCCGCGGGGGCGTTCCTCCCGGCGACGGGTGCCCTGATCGCTTCCGAAGTGCTCCTGTACGCACTCTTCCAAATTCGACCGCGCTACTACCGGCTGACAGAGTGGCTGATGGTCCGACTCCGGTTTGCCACCCGCAAGGAAGAGTACACCGTCGATGAAGGCAACCAGGACACCCGCCACGTCACCCGCCTCAAGCGCATCATGCCCCACGGGATCGAGCGCGTCGATGGAGCTCACGTCGGGGCCGTCGAGGTCCGCCCGGCCAACATGGCCCTCGAAGACGGCCAGCAGTGGGCCAAAGCCGTCTCCTCGCTCACCGACCTCGTCAACTCCCTCGAAGGGACCACCGAAATCTTCGTCACGACCAGAGACGTAAGCAACCAGTCACACATCCAGGCCCACATCGACCGGTTGGATGATCCAGACGTCCAGGACCTCCCCATCCTTCGGGGTGTGCTTTCGGAGTGGGTCAACCGCTACACGGACGGTGATAGTGATATCGAGGACTCCACCGAGATGCAGCGAGAGTACTACATCATCGTCACAGTCACCGATAGCGACATCGACGATCTCGAACGGGAGTCAACATCGCTGCTGGGCTACTTCGAGGACCTGCCCGGAATTGGCCGAGTCGTCTCGAAGGTCGCGCCAGAGACGTTCACCGACGCCGAGCGTGAACACTACAAGGCAAAGAAACTGAACGACCGGCTGGGCAACGTCTCGCGGGCGGTCGACAACCTCTACCGTTGCCGTGGGTCCGCAGTCTCGCCGTTCGAACTCGCCCAACTCACCAAGGACTTCTGGGCCTGTGAGTCCCGTCCCCACTCCGACTGGCAGTCGACAGCTAGCATCTCGCCGATCAGCTACTCCAAAGGGCAGGACAACGGCGGCACCGAGGTCGACGAAGCCCTCTCTGCCCAGGACCTCGCCGACGATGCCGACGCCGATGCTGATCCGTCGGCTGACAGTGAGAGCGAACCCTGGGAAACCGACGACAAAGAGGACGCAGACTCAGACTCAGACTCAGATTCCGACGACTTCGACGATATGGAGGAGCTGGCACACGACGACATCGAGGACGAAGAGATCGAATACATCTCGCCGGACGTCAACCAGCCCGGACGTAAGCACAAGTCCATCGTCTCACCGACGGCAATAGACTGGAAGACCGACTACACCGTCATCGAGAACGAGACCTACGCCCGGACGTTCTGGATCGAGACGTTCCCCGAGCATCCGACCAACGGCCTCTTCGAGCGGCTGCTACTGGACACGGACCTGCGGGCCGACGTAAACATCCACATCGACCCCTACGAGTCGCAAGAAGCCATTCAAGTCATGTCCGAGTGGATTACCTCGCTGCGGATGGTCCAAGAGGATCAAGGCGAACTCGAAGCCGAGGACATCAGCGACGATATCAACCGCGCGAAGCACCTCCGGCAACTGGTCCGGCGGAACCGAGCCTCGCTCTACCAAGCCGGCGTCTTCGTCCGCGTGACGGCCGACTCGAAAGAGGAGCTGCGGACTCAGACCAACCAGCTCGAAACAATCCTGCGTGACGCGCCGGCGAACTGCTCGGTGAAACGGACCACCCGGCGGCAGGAACAGGGGATGGTCACTGTCTCGCCGCTCGGCGGGAACGAACTGGGCCGTGGTCGCCTCTCGGCGATGACCGGCGAAGCCCTGGGGTCGATGTTCCCCTTCTCGTCGAACTACCTCCGCATGGAGGACGGCATCGAATACGGGACCCACGGCCACAACGGCTCGTCGCTGCTGATCGACCCGTGGGAACTGGAGACCGGCCACTCCGAACTGGTCACGGGAATGCCCGGTGGTGGGAAGTCCCACGGAACCCAGGCCCGCTCGATCCGGATGATGAAAAAGCGGTCGGACGTCAAGCAGGTGTTCATCGACCCCGTGGCTGGAATGCGTGGATCGGCGAAGATGCTCGACGCCAAGACGATTACGGTCAGTGGGGAGACACCGCTGAACCCGTGTGAGATGCATCCCACGCCCAAACACATCCTCCGGAAGTCCCCTGACATGCAACCCGTGGCCTCGAAGAAAGACGAAGTCTACGGGGTGATCGAGAACTTCCTGAAGAGTCGGGATATCGACCTGGAGATGCACTCGGGCCTGATCACGTTCCTGATCGACGCGATCTTCGAGCAGTCAGATATCGACCCTGATGATCCCTCGACGCACACCCCAGAGAACTCGCCCAGCATGGCAGACTTCCTGGATCTGATCGACAAGATCCAGGAGGACCCCTCGCTGTTCCCCGGTGCGACCACCGAATCCTCACAGAAGAAGATCCGCGAGTACGCCAACGAACTCTCTGTGGCGCTGCACCCGTTCCGGCAGGGCTCGACCTACGGGAACCTCTCGGAAGAGTCGAACCTGAAGCTGATCGACGACAACAGCAAGGCGGTCTACCTGGACCTCCAGCAAATCGAGGGGTCCGGTAGCGGCCTCGGCAAGCAGTCATTCATCATGCAGCTGCTGCTGAGCAATCTCTACCAGCAGGCCAAGAACATGGACCAGAAGGTGGAGATCATCATCGACGAAGCCCACTACCTGTTCAACGACGCAGCTAATCTGGCGTTCCTCAACCAGATTGCGCGTCACCAGCGCCACGCCGGGCTCCGGTTGGTGATGCTCTCCCAGACGCTCCAGGAATTCTACGATGAAGGGGTGGCCGAGGAAATCGCGGGCATGTGTCCGATTATGGTCCACCACCGCGAGCCGGACCTGGGCGAGAAAACAGCCAATCGAGCGGGGCTGACGAACGAACAGCAACACTACATCAACACGGCCGAGGCCGGGAAAGAGTCGATAGGACAGGGCCAGGGGTACTCACAGGCGCTGGTTCGCGTCGACGAGTACGGTGACTACCCACTGACGATTCGCACGTCCTGGGAGGAAAAGCGGGTAATCGACCTCGACGATCACGGCCGGGATGCACTGGCAGCGCTGGTCGACAAACAACCAGAGCAGATCAAGGAATTCGAGCAGTTCGTCTACGCCCACGGCCTCCGCCACGAGTTGACCGAACGGTTCGGCCTGGAGCCACAGCAGGCCGAGAAAGTGCTGTCTGGACTCTCCCAGGAAGAGCTGATGGACTCGGTACGAGTGGCCCTCGAACGGAACGGAGCGGCGGCAGCAGTCGCTGACGGCGGTTCAGAGAATGGAGACTCGACAACCACCGGAGGGAACGCAGAATGA
- a CDS encoding plasmid mobilization protein, whose protein sequence is MTRKKITMYGTQEQKDRIEERADECGVSVSEYCLEAVEQRIARELQQKRMSDLGIEDQINDITQKLNTRATRVFGGSTEQEQLYGIALWELLGDEFSKEARKESMESASERLDKGVEKLKNKRSEAQ, encoded by the coding sequence ATGACTCGCAAGAAAATCACGATGTACGGGACGCAAGAGCAGAAAGATAGGATCGAAGAGCGGGCGGATGAGTGTGGTGTGAGTGTCTCTGAATACTGTCTTGAAGCGGTCGAACAACGAATCGCCCGGGAACTACAGCAGAAACGGATGTCGGATCTGGGAATTGAGGACCAAATCAATGACATCACTCAGAAACTTAACACCAGGGCGACTCGGGTTTTTGGTGGTTCTACCGAACAAGAGCAGCTCTATGGCATAGCCTTGTGGGAACTGCTTGGAGACGAGTTCTCCAAAGAAGCTCGGAAAGAATCAATGGAATCAGCATCCGAACGGCTGGATAAAGGCGTTGAGAAACTGAAAAACAAGCGGAGTGAAGCACAATGA